One Mycobacterium paraseoulense genomic window, ATGCCCGAGTGGAGCCCGCAATGCCGTTGGATGAAGACCTTCGGGCCGCTGCGCCAAGGCATGCGCAGCCTCAACATCAATCGCCGTAAGCGGATGTTCTGGCCGACCACCTGCACCGTCGTCGAGGTGATCCCGGAAACCAAGCTCGCGTTTCGAGTCGACGCCAACCACACCATCTGGAGCTACGAACTCCAGCCCACCGGCGCCGGCACCCGGGTGATCGAGAGCCGTCACGCCGAGAACGGCGTGACCGCCTTCTCGAACCTGTCGGTGAACACACTGTTCGGCGGGACCACCAACTTCGAACGCGAGCTGGTCGAGGGCATGCACACCTCGCTCGCCAGGATCAAGGCGGCCGCCGAAAAGGGCTAGTCCGCCTCGGACTGCTCGGTCTGCCCGGGCTGGGCATCCGATGCCTCGGACTGCTCGGGCTGGGCGTCCGACACCTCGGGCTGCTCGGGCTGGGCCTCCGGCGCCTCGGGCGCCGACGCCTCCACCTCCGGCTCGACCTGCGGGCGCACGTCCGGCTCCGCCGGCTCGGGCGCCTCAGCCACCGCGACGGGCTCCGCTTCGACCGGCGCGGTCGCCTCAGCCACCTCGGTCGGTGCCTCCACGACGTCGAGCACGCCATCGTCGTACGGCTCGTACATGGGCGAACCGGTTCCCGCCGGAGCGGGGGTATCCGAATGCGCGCCGCAACCGTACTGCTTTTCGACGACCTGACCGTCGGCCGACAGTTCGTTGCCGCATACCCCGAACATCGCGCCGAGCGAGCCCGCCAACGGCAGGAAGAAACCGCAGTCGCGGCACACCCGCTTGGTGGAGCGCGCCATCGGCGAATCGGGGCCGTGATCGCCGGTGTGCCAGCGCTCGGCCGCCTCCGCACGGCCCCAGGCGCTCATCACCCACCGCCGGCCCAGCCCGATCTCCGCGGCGGTCTCATCGACCTGCGCGTCACCGGTGGCCAGATAGCCGGGAACCAACCGCGGATCGTCGGCTGCGGGGGCGAGCAGGTCGCCGGGGCTCAGGTCCCCGGGGCGCACCCGCTGATCCCACGGGACCCACTGCGGCGCGAGCAACGCCGTCGGGCCCGGGATCAGCACCACTTCGCTGACCGTGGCGTGGTCGGCGCCGGGATGCGCGGCGACGACGACGGCCCATTGCCAGCCCTGATAGCCGGGCAAATGCGCCAGGAACCGGTGCGTGGCAGCGGCCGAATCCTCGTAGCTGACGCCCAGGTAGTCGCCGACCGCCTCCGCCCCGCTGAACTCCACGACGGCGGCCCTGGCCTGGTCCGCCGCGCCCGTGAGCACGGCCGCCAACCCCTCAGGCCACTCGGCCACGGTCGCCACGGCGGATTCCTCGATGGGCCCGGTCACCCTGTCCCCTTCCTGCATTGCGTTTCCAATACTAGGTTGGCGAGCCACGCCCCGTTACCTGCAGACGCATGTCGTCGGCATAGGGGAGAATCTCCAACGTGTCTGGACGGCGGCGTGACGATCCGGGCCGCGTGGCCTCCACTCCGGGTCGCCGGCCCCGCAATGGAGCGGGCAAACAGCACCCGGGCATGGCCAATTACCCCGCCGACGACGCCGATTACCGCCGGTCGCGCCGCCCGCCGCCGATGCCGAGCGCCAACCGCTACCTGCCGCCCATCGGTCATCAGCCGGAGCCGGATCGACGCGACAGCACACCCCCACGCGCTGCCCCCACGGGCGAACGCATCACCGTCACCCGCGCCGCCGCGCAGCGAAGCCGCGAGATGGGTTCGCGGATGTACTGGATGGTGCAACGCGCCGCCACCGCCGACGGCGCCGACAAGTCCGGTCTGACCGCGCTGACGTGGCCGGTGGTGGCCAACTTCGCGGTGGACGCCGCGATGGCGGTGGCACTGGCCAACACGCTCTTCTTCGCGGCGGCCACCGGGGAAAGCAAGGGCCGGGTCGCGTTGTATCTGCTGATCACCATCGCGCCGTTCGCGGTCATCGCGCCGCTCATCGGCCCGGCGCTGGACCGGTTGCAGCACGGCCGGCGCGTCGCGCTCGCCGCATCGTTCGCCCTGCGGACGGGGTTGGCGCTGCTGCTGATCACGAACTACGACGGCGCCACAGGGAGCTATCCGTCGTGGGTGCTTTATCCCTGCGCGCTGGCCATGATGGTGTTCTCCAAATCGTTCAGCGTGCTGCGCAGCGCCGTGACGCCGCGGGTCATGCCGCCGACCATCGACCTGGTGCGGGTGAACTCCCGGTTGACCGTGTTCGGCCTTCTCGGCGGCACCATCGCCGGCGGGGCGGTGGCGGCGGGCGTCGAGTTCGTCTGCACCCGCCTGTTCAAGCTGCCCGGCGCGTTGTTCGTCGTCATCGCGGTCACAATCGTGGGGGCCTTGCTGGCCATGCGGATTCCGCGCTGGGTCGAGGTGACGGCGGGCGAGGTGCCGGCCACCTTGAGCTACCGCCAGGACAGCGAGCCGCAACGCCGGCACTGGCACAGCGAAGTCAAGAAGGTCGGCGGAACACTGCGACAACCGCTGGGCCGCAACATCATTACCGCGTTGTGGGGCAACTGCACCATCAAGGTCATGGTCGGCTTCCTGTTCCTGTACCCGGCGTTCGTCGCCAAGGCGCACCAGGCCAACGGCTGGGTCCAGCTGGGCATGCTCGGAATGATCGGCGCGGCGGCCGGAATCGGCAACTTCGCCGGCAACTTCGCCGCCGCCCGCCTGCAACTGGGTAGGCCGGCCGTGTTGGTGGTGCGCTGCACGCTGGCGGTCTCCGCGGTCGCGCTGGCGGCCTCGGTCGCGGGAACCCTGGCAGCCGCCGTGATCGCCACCCTGGTCACGTCGGGCTCCAGCGCCATCGCGAAGGCCTCGCTGGACGCCTCGCTGCAGAACGACCTGCCCGAGGAATCGCGGGCCTCGGGTTTCGGGCGTTCGGAGTCGACGCTGCAGTTGGCCTGGGTGCTCGGCGGGGCGGTCGGCGTGTTGGTCTACACCGAATTGTGGGTCGGCTTCACCGCGGTCACCGCGCTGCTCATCCTCGGGTTGGCGCAGACACTCGTCAGCTATCAAGGGAATTCGCTGATCCCCGGCCTCGGCGGTAACCGCCCCGTCATGGTCGAGCAGGAGGGCGCACGCCGCGGCAGCCCGGCGGTGGTGCCCGAGTGAAACGCGGTGTGGCCGTGCTGCTCGCCGGCCTGGTGACTGTGGCGTGCGTGGCCGTCGGTGTCGGCACCTGGCTGCTGGTGCGCCCAGCCGGCCCGCAGCGGCCCGAGATCAGCGCGTATTCGCACGGCCACCTCGCCAGGGTGGGGCCCTACCTCTACTGCAGCGTGCTCAACCTCGACGACTGCGACACACCTCAAGCCCAGGGCGAGCTGAAGGTCAGCGAGCGCTACCCCGTGCAGCTCTCGGTGCCC contains:
- a CDS encoding MFS transporter, with protein sequence MASTPGRRPRNGAGKQHPGMANYPADDADYRRSRRPPPMPSANRYLPPIGHQPEPDRRDSTPPRAAPTGERITVTRAAAQRSREMGSRMYWMVQRAATADGADKSGLTALTWPVVANFAVDAAMAVALANTLFFAAATGESKGRVALYLLITIAPFAVIAPLIGPALDRLQHGRRVALAASFALRTGLALLLITNYDGATGSYPSWVLYPCALAMMVFSKSFSVLRSAVTPRVMPPTIDLVRVNSRLTVFGLLGGTIAGGAVAAGVEFVCTRLFKLPGALFVVIAVTIVGALLAMRIPRWVEVTAGEVPATLSYRQDSEPQRRHWHSEVKKVGGTLRQPLGRNIITALWGNCTIKVMVGFLFLYPAFVAKAHQANGWVQLGMLGMIGAAAGIGNFAGNFAAARLQLGRPAVLVVRCTLAVSAVALAASVAGTLAAAVIATLVTSGSSAIAKASLDASLQNDLPEESRASGFGRSESTLQLAWVLGGAVGVLVYTELWVGFTAVTALLILGLAQTLVSYQGNSLIPGLGGNRPVMVEQEGARRGSPAVVPE
- a CDS encoding DUF2771 domain-containing protein; amino-acid sequence: MKRGVAVLLAGLVTVACVAVGVGTWLLVRPAGPQRPEISAYSHGHLARVGPYLYCSVLNLDDCDTPQAQGELKVSERYPVQLSVPDAIYRAPWRLLQVYEDPTNTTSTIFRPNTRFAVTIPPVDPQRGRLVGIVVQLLTLVMDPGGELRDVPHAEWSVRLTY
- a CDS encoding SRPBCC family protein: MVAPLLQAQIDIDAPVSTVWGLISDLRRMPEWSPQCRWMKTFGPLRQGMRSLNINRRKRMFWPTTCTVVEVIPETKLAFRVDANHTIWSYELQPTGAGTRVIESRHAENGVTAFSNLSVNTLFGGTTNFERELVEGMHTSLARIKAAAEKG